TCAACAGTTTTAAATCCATCTTCTTGAATGGCTGAATAATGAATAAAAACGTCATCTCCATCTTCTCTTTCAATAAACCCATAGCCTTTTTCAGCGTTAAACCATTTTACTTTACCTTGCATCATTCACATTCCCTTCAAATAGCTTGTTCATCTTTCTACTCTACTATATCAGAAGACGAAAAATATTGTCAAATATGATTTATTAGAATAATTCGTTTACTTATTAAAAAACCGCCAACTTATCGACGGGAATCGAAAAAGGCCCCGTCGACGTTTGCGGTGTAAGACTGATGATATGCTTTCTCATTTGTTTGTTGATGGCGCACTTTTTTTAAGTCGCGCTCGACTAACTCTAAATGTTTTTGTAGCTGTATTTGAATTTCTTCATTCATCGCTACAATCTTTTGAGCGATCTCTTTCTCCTCAGTGGTAACTGGAGCTGGAAGAGCTGCACCTTTTAACAGCTCTTCTCGTTCGCTTAAAACGCGGTCAATATGGAGAAGCATCGCATCTCTCCGGTCCTCAGTCACAGAACGATTTACGATCGTTAACAACTCTTGTGTCCGATCATAGATCTCGCGAATACTCATTACGCATGTCCGCCTTTTGCAAATTGCTGTTTTCGAACCTCTTTTAATACTTCTTTCCACGTATCACAAACTCTTTTACATAAGTTTCTGCTTCTTGAAGCGCTTCTTGACTGTTATGTGTATTTGCCTGAATGAGCTGGTGTTGAATATACTCATACATCGTCTGCATCTGTTGGGAAAGTTCAGTCGTGCCGTTTAGCGTTATACTAAGCTCTGAAATAATGTCTTGAGCCTTAATGAGCAGCTCATTTTTTCTTTCTTGCTGACCTGAATTCATTGCTTCACGCGCTTGAGCGATGAATTTTAAACAGCCGTTGTACAACATTAATGTGAGCTCTCCGGGAGACGCGGTCGTCACACTATTTTGTTGATATGCTTGATACGGGTTTTGCATTGTCACAGAGATTCACTCCTTACTTCTAGGCGAAAACTGGTGTTAAGCCATCCCGCCCCCGCCAAACTGTTGCATAATGTACGCACCCTGTTGGTTACTGCGCTGGATCGCTTGTTCCATTGCCGTAAACTGTCGATAATAACGGTTTTCGATCATCGTTAACCGGTCTTCAAAGCGTTCCATTCGTGAACTCATATCATCAATCTTTTTTCCTAAACTAAACTGTTCATTTGTCATCGTCGAACGTCCAGCTTTATCTGTAATACGCTCCATATATGAGTCCATTGTATCATACAAACGTTGGGCAATTCCTTGCTTAGCTGTTGACTCTCCAGAAGCGTTGAACAGTGCTTCCACGGATTCCGGATCTGTCTGCAGAGCTTCTTTTAGTTTGCTTTCATTAATGACCAGTTTTCCTCCTGACAAATAGTCTGGAGAAGTGGTAATGCCAATTTCGGAAATTTGATCAAATTGACTATTCATTGCATTTGATTCCACTTTACCGTACAAGTCCATTCGTATACCTGACAAGAGGCCATTTAGCATTGGATCACTCTTCAGGAGACCACTTTGGGCTTTTTCTTCCCAAAGCTCAACTTGTCTTTCTGTCATTTCTTGCTTTTGCTCATCCGTCAGTGGATGAAAATCCCTGTAGCGTTCTTCCATCGTTTTTGAATTGACTAAATCAACTAGCTCATTATATTTTTCGACATAGCCTTTAATCCGTTCAAAGACGTCGTCAGAATTATTTGTTACAGTTAAGGTTACAGGACCGTCAGCTTGAGTAAACGTACTGTTTAATTGAAACTCCACGCCATTTTGTGTGAATTGGTTACTACGGCGTTCTGTTTCAATCCCATTAATCGTAAATTTAGCATTTTCTCCGCCTGTCTCAGCGCCAAGCTTCAAAATATCGTTCATAAAGCTACCGTAGAGATTAATCTCATCCCCAGCGTCATTAAAATTCCCCGACTCTGAGCGTGTTAATGAAAAGCGACCTGTAAATTCATCATAAAACGCTTTAACGCCAGTATCATCTCGATTTAATTGTGACATGAAGGTTGAGAAGCTGTCTGAGCCTTGAATAAATAAAGACGTTTTCTGCTCTTCTCCATTTTCATCATAGACACCAAAAGATGCGGAAGTGTAATTTTGTTGATACGTCACCTCTATCTTTGCGTCTTCAGCGATATTTGCATCTGATGTAGAGAACTTTAACTGTCCCGTCTCCTGGTTTAAGTACACGCGGTTTGCTCCTGATTCAAGTTCATTAAGATCTGTCACGACCGTATAGTCCTGACCATCCACTGTTACTTGCACAGAGCTTAACACACTGCCTGCACCCGCTTCTCCAGCAATCGATTTTCGAGCGAGATTATAATTGTATGACGGCTCCTCTCCCACGGTAAAGGAGTCTGTGCGGCTGTTCGCAACATAATTGACGTCAATTTGTGATTGCTTGTCGATTGTCTTCCCGAACGTCAGCTCTCCGCTTGCCGTATCTAAGAGAACTTGATTCTCGTTTAATGTCGCAGGATCAACACCCGTTACCACTTCAAAGCTTTGACCATCAACCTTGACAACGGCTTCTGCTTGTCCGTTTGTCGTTTTAATATCTCCTTTTAGGAAAGAAAACGTACGTCCTGATGCGTTTGTAACTGTGGAACCATATTCGACAGCTCCTTTTCTCCATTGATCAGCTGGCATCTGATCGAACGAACCTTTTTGTGACCAGAGAGATTTGTTTAGGTCGATCGTTTCACCGTTTTTTTCAATGGACTGTGTGCTTAAACGTTGGGCGGCTGTAGCAAGCCGTGATACTTCAGAGATATTAAACGATGCGAGTAAGGCGTTAGAATTGGCCGTCGCAGTCACAAATGTATCGTTAGATGAAGCTACATTACGGGAGCTAAAGGTGCTAGATAGCTTGAAATCAAAAGTCGCATCGCGCAACTCTAGCAGTTTCTTATTAATTTCACGGTATTGATCACGCTGCCACTCCATGATTGTCTTTTTTTGATACATTCGATCAAGTGGAAGACGTTCAGCTTTCATTAGATCTCTAATGATTTGTTCTGTATCCATCCCACTGGCAAGGCCGCTAATGCGATTTGTATTCATGTTTTTCAGCCTCTCTAAACTTTTTTGTCAATCACAATGCCGAACTGTTCAAGCATCGCGTAGTATGCATCAAGCATTTTTTTAGGTGGAATCTCCCGAATGACTTCTTTTGTGTCAGTGTCCACTAGCGTGATATAGTATTCATTTAAATTTTCATGCATCTCAAACTTCAATCGTGTATGCAGTGGCTTCAGCATATGATTTACACTTTCCAATACTTCATCGACTTGCGATTTGATTGGTTGATTTGCAGATTCATGATGACGTTTCTTTGAAGCCTCAGCAAATGGGTGCTGCTGCAAAACCGTGGCCTCTTGACGAATGAGTGGCGGCTGAGCAGAAGAGTTGATCTCCATTTGTAAAAGACCCTCTTTCACAATTTTATTTTATTGTCATGTATAAATATTTAGTAACAGTCCTTTGATTTCACCGATTTGGTCGAGAATTTGCAAGCTGGAGGCCTCTTTTTCCAATACAGATGATGTCAGCTCTGCCAGCTTTGCATCAACAGTCTCCACAATTTTGTAGATCTTCGTCCTCCCTTGCCGATTAAAGCCTCGGCGTTCCTGAAGCTGAAGACCAACATCGACAGCATCCTGCATAAACTCTTTCACAAGCGCTTTATAACGTCGTAACTCTTCAACGCTTCTTGAGTCGGCAAGCACTTTTCCTTGGGCATCAATGTCTTTCATTAACCCCGTCAGTTTTTCGCGTGTTTTTTCGATGCGCCCGCTGGCAATCACCTCCTGGAAGGACATGGATGATTGTGGTGTGCTTTTTTTAGGCGCTGAGGCAGCCTTCAGCTCGGTGCTTTGAATACGTCTTACGTCTACCATTAGTCATGTACTCCTTTCCACAGTTTCTAATGGCTTACGATTGTAGTAATTGCAGAACGCCTTGCGGAAGCTGATTTGCCTGCGCTAACATCGCTTGAGCGGACTGATTTAGGATGTTATTCTTCGTAAACTCAGTCATTTCGAGTGCCATATCAACATCGCGAATTCTCGATTCGGAAGATGTGAGATTTTCCCGCGTAATCTTTAAGTTATTTAATGTATGTTCCATCCGATTTTGCACGGCACCAAGCGTTGCCCGCTGTGAGGATATTTTTTCAATCGCATGATCATAAGCCGAGATCGCTGCTGAAGCACTTTCTTTCGTCATGACGTCAAGTGCATGCTCGTTTGAATTCCCATCAGCTGGCTCAACTTTTGCATCGTCTGAATATTGACCAACAATTTCTTCAATACCATTTGCGGCATCGCCTGGTTGCAAAATACGGGTTCCATTTGAATCATTGGACAACCCGAGTTCATATGCGCTCATCGCCCCAAGGACAACAGAGGCAAGCTGGCCTTCATTCGCACCAATTTGGAATTGAAGCTCGTTATTATTTGTACCGTCAAAGCTTCCATCGAGCAGCTTCATACCATTAAACTCGGTAAACTCAGAGATTTTGTTGATTTCCGAAGTAAGCTGATCAATTTCTTTTTGAATTTGCGCGCGATCTGCTTCAGTATTTGAATCGTTGGCGGCTTGAACGGCTAGTTCTCTCATCCGTTGGGTCATCTCATGCATTTCCCCCATTGCACCTTCAGCAGTTTGAATCAGTGAAATTCCGTCTAGTGCATTGCGTTCAGCAACCTCTAAACCGCGGATTTGGCTGCGCATTTTCTCTGAAATCGCCAGTCCGGCGGCATCATCAGCCGCTTTGTTAATCCGTAAGCCGGAGGAAAGCTTTTCTAAGCTTTTGCTCGTGTTGACTTGATTGTTGGCAAGATTTCGGTAAGCATTCAAGGCTTGAATATTGTGGTTAATTCTCATTTGTCGGCCTCCTCTATGTTTCATCATTCATTGTCATGACATGACGGTCATACGATTGTTGAACGGTTCTTCCAAGACTTTGTGACGGTGGATTGCTGTGTAATGCATTTTGCCAAGACGAAGATATTTCTTTGACGATCGTCTCAGCCAGCTGAATAGACGCTATCGATTTTTTTACATTCGCCTGCAGTGTCAAGTCTTCTAAATAACGGTATAGCTCAGCCAGCTGATCCGCGATAATCCCGGCGTTTGGCTGAATGCCTTCTTGGAGCTTTCTAAAAACTTGCGTGCTTTTGTACAGTGCTTCATTTGCTTTTTGGAGCTGTTTTGCTTCTATGCTTAAACGCCCTTCTTCCAAATGAATTAGAGCGGCTTCAAGTAACAGTCCTACGAGTTCTTGCGGGCTTTTTTGATGTAATACGTCTTCATTCATCGATCGTCATCTCCTCCCGAGCCGTCGGACGGATAAATGATCCACGGTTTGATTGACTTGCTTCTAAATCTTCGATAAGCAGCAAAACTTCTGCAATAACTTGATATAGCTGAGGTGGCACTTGATCACCAAGATCAACCGCGAGTAAATCTGCGAGCAGTCCTGGATTTTCTTCGAGATGAATGTGATTGTGTTTGGCAAGCTCGATTAATTCTGCGGCTACTCGACCGTGTCCTTGGGCAACGACTTTCGGGCTTTGTCCTGACTGCTCATCATATTTCAGAACAGCAGCTGAAGGCCCCCGACGATCTTTCATTTGTTTAGTATGATGATAAGCATACTTCATATCGAAACGTCATACCCCTTTTGCTCAGCTCCGGCTTTGCTGTTTGTAGACTTAGACGTCTGGGCGTGGTCGCTTGCCTCTGTCTTTGTTTTTTGCAAAGGTTCAAACCGCATTCCTGATACGTTATAGCCTATATCAGCCAATCGTTCCTCTGTCTTTTTTAAGAGTGGCGCTACTGCTTCACTAAGATGAGGCGTGTTATTTTGAATGGTTACAGTCAAGTTTCGGCTTTGACTCGTCACATGAATCGCTACTTCGCCTAAATGCTCTGTTTCGAGCATGAAGGTCACGTTGCAGTTTTCCCAATCAACCCGCTCTCCTTGGTTACGCCCCTTAACATATACTTGCATGTCCCCTGCCTTTTGCCCAAGCATGGTCGGCAAACTAAAGAACAAATGCTGTAA
This DNA window, taken from Litoribacterium kuwaitense, encodes the following:
- the fliD gene encoding flagellar filament capping protein FliD — encoded protein: MNTNRISGLASGMDTEQIIRDLMKAERLPLDRMYQKKTIMEWQRDQYREINKKLLELRDATFDFKLSSTFSSRNVASSNDTFVTATANSNALLASFNISEVSRLATAAQRLSTQSIEKNGETIDLNKSLWSQKGSFDQMPADQWRKGAVEYGSTVTNASGRTFSFLKGDIKTTNGQAEAVVKVDGQSFEVVTGVDPATLNENQVLLDTASGELTFGKTIDKQSQIDVNYVANSRTDSFTVGEEPSYNYNLARKSIAGEAGAGSVLSSVQVTVDGQDYTVVTDLNELESGANRVYLNQETGQLKFSTSDANIAEDAKIEVTYQQNYTSASFGVYDENGEEQKTSLFIQGSDSFSTFMSQLNRDDTGVKAFYDEFTGRFSLTRSESGNFNDAGDEINLYGSFMNDILKLGAETGGENAKFTINGIETERRSNQFTQNGVEFQLNSTFTQADGPVTLTVTNNSDDVFERIKGYVEKYNELVDLVNSKTMEERYRDFHPLTDEQKQEMTERQVELWEEKAQSGLLKSDPMLNGLLSGIRMDLYGKVESNAMNSQFDQISEIGITTSPDYLSGGKLVINESKLKEALQTDPESVEALFNASGESTAKQGIAQRLYDTMDSYMERITDKAGRSTMTNEQFSLGKKIDDMSSRMERFEDRLTMIENRYYRQFTAMEQAIQRSNQQGAYIMQQFGGGGMA
- the flaG gene encoding flagellar protein FlaG — its product is MEINSSAQPPLIRQEATVLQQHPFAEASKKRHHESANQPIKSQVDEVLESVNHMLKPLHTRLKFEMHENLNEYYITLVDTDTKEVIREIPPKKMLDAYYAMLEQFGIVIDKKV
- a CDS encoding cold shock domain-containing protein, encoding MQGKVKWFNAEKGYGFIEREDGDDVFIHYSAIQEDGFKTVDEGQEVEFDIVEGNRGPQAENVTKK
- a CDS encoding flagellar export chaperone FliS — protein: MNEDVLHQKSPQELVGLLLEAALIHLEEGRLSIEAKQLQKANEALYKSTQVFRKLQEGIQPNAGIIADQLAELYRYLEDLTLQANVKKSIASIQLAETIVKEISSSWQNALHSNPPSQSLGRTVQQSYDRHVMTMNDET
- a CDS encoding flagellin N-terminal helical domain-containing protein; its protein translation is MRINHNIQALNAYRNLANNQVNTSKSLEKLSSGLRINKAADDAAGLAISEKMRSQIRGLEVAERNALDGISLIQTAEGAMGEMHEMTQRMRELAVQAANDSNTEADRAQIQKEIDQLTSEINKISEFTEFNGMKLLDGSFDGTNNNELQFQIGANEGQLASVVLGAMSAYELGLSNDSNGTRILQPGDAANGIEEIVGQYSDDAKVEPADGNSNEHALDVMTKESASAAISAYDHAIEKISSQRATLGAVQNRMEHTLNNLKITRENLTSSESRIRDVDMALEMTEFTKNNILNQSAQAMLAQANQLPQGVLQLLQS
- a CDS encoding EscU/YscU/HrcU family type III secretion system export apparatus switch protein; this encodes MKYAYHHTKQMKDRRGPSAAVLKYDEQSGQSPKVVAQGHGRVAAELIELAKHNHIHLEENPGLLADLLAVDLGDQVPPQLYQVIAEVLLLIEDLEASQSNRGSFIRPTAREEMTIDE
- a CDS encoding YaaR family protein, with translation MVDVRRIQSTELKAASAPKKSTPQSSMSFQEVIASGRIEKTREKLTGLMKDIDAQGKVLADSRSVEELRRYKALVKEFMQDAVDVGLQLQERRGFNRQGRTKIYKIVETVDAKLAELTSSVLEKEASSLQILDQIGEIKGLLLNIYT